In Sphingobium sp. B2D3C, a genomic segment contains:
- the glnA gene encoding type I glutamate--ammonia ligase — translation MANTPKDILKMIEEKEIEWVDLRFTDPKGKWQHLTMCAGVLGEDELEEGLMFDGSSIEGWKAINESDMILKPDLDAVYVDPFSATPMMILFCNIVEPSSGELYGRDPRSTAVRAEAYVKAAGFGDTVYVGPEAEFFMFDDVRFNTDYNESFYKIDDIELPTNTGREYEAGNLGHRPRAKGGYFPVAPVDPCTDIRAEMVTTMLEMGLPCDKHHHEVAAAQHELGLTFGTLVTTADRMQIYKYVVMMVAQAYGKSATFMPKPIAQDNGSGMHTHISIWDKGNPLFAGNGYAGLSDMCLYFIGGVIKHAKALNAFTNPTTNSYKRLVPGFEAPVLLAYSARNRSASCRIPYGSGAKAKRVEFRFPDAMANPYLCYAALLMAGLDGIENKIHPGEAMDKNLYDLPPEELSQVPTVCASLREALNSLEADHDFLLKGDVFSKDQIDAYIELKWPEVYRWEMAPSPVEFDMYYSS, via the coding sequence ATGGCCAATACGCCCAAAGACATCCTCAAGATGATCGAGGAAAAGGAGATCGAATGGGTCGATCTGCGCTTTACCGATCCCAAGGGCAAGTGGCAGCACCTGACCATGTGCGCCGGTGTGCTGGGCGAGGACGAGCTTGAGGAAGGCCTCATGTTCGACGGCAGCTCCATCGAGGGCTGGAAGGCGATCAACGAGTCCGACATGATCCTGAAGCCCGATCTGGACGCGGTCTATGTCGATCCGTTCAGCGCGACGCCGATGATGATCCTGTTCTGCAACATCGTCGAGCCTTCGAGCGGCGAACTCTACGGTCGCGATCCGCGCTCGACCGCCGTGCGCGCCGAGGCCTATGTAAAGGCCGCCGGTTTCGGCGACACTGTGTATGTCGGCCCGGAAGCCGAGTTCTTCATGTTCGACGACGTCCGCTTCAACACGGACTACAACGAGTCCTTCTACAAGATCGACGACATCGAGCTGCCGACCAACACCGGCCGCGAATATGAGGCCGGCAACCTCGGCCACCGTCCGCGCGCTAAGGGCGGCTACTTCCCCGTCGCGCCGGTCGATCCCTGCACGGACATCCGCGCCGAGATGGTCACGACCATGCTCGAAATGGGCCTCCCCTGCGACAAGCACCACCATGAGGTGGCCGCTGCGCAGCACGAGCTGGGCCTCACCTTCGGCACGCTCGTCACCACCGCTGACCGCATGCAGATCTACAAGTATGTCGTGATGATGGTCGCCCAGGCCTATGGCAAGAGCGCCACGTTCATGCCCAAGCCGATCGCGCAGGACAACGGCTCCGGCATGCACACCCACATCTCGATCTGGGACAAGGGCAATCCGCTGTTCGCCGGCAACGGCTATGCGGGCCTGTCCGACATGTGCCTGTACTTCATCGGTGGCGTCATCAAGCACGCCAAGGCCCTCAACGCCTTCACCAACCCGACGACCAACAGCTACAAGCGTCTGGTCCCCGGTTTCGAGGCGCCCGTGCTGCTGGCCTATTCGGCCCGCAACCGCTCGGCTTCCTGCCGTATTCCTTACGGTTCGGGTGCCAAGGCGAAGCGCGTCGAGTTCCGCTTCCCCGATGCAATGGCCAACCCCTATCTGTGCTACGCCGCGCTGCTGATGGCCGGCCTCGACGGCATCGAGAACAAGATCCACCCCGGCGAGGCGATGGACAAGAACCTCTACGACCTGCCGCCCGAGGAGCTGAGCCAGGTTCCGACGGTTTGCGCCTCGCTGCGTGAAGCGCTGAACAGCCTGGAAGCCGACCACGACTTCCTGCTCAAGGGCGACGTGTTCTCCAAGGACCAGATCGACGCCTATATCGAGCTGAAGTGGCCGGAAGTGTACCGCTGGGAAATGGCGCCCAGCCCGGTCGAGTTCGACATGTACTACAGCTCCTGA
- a CDS encoding competence/damage-inducible protein A — protein sequence MSERIWTAALLVIGDEILSGRTQDRNVAQIGTWLNVQGIRLREVRVVGDDAAAIGEAVNILRARNDYLFTTGGIGPTHDDITVDSIAAALGVPVVVHPEARAILEAYYASRGGINEARLRMARVPEGAALIPNHYSGAPGIQVGNIFIMAGVPHITAGMLAELTGKLEGGAPLLSRTIGCNVAESEIADQLAQIERRHEGCQIGSYPFFREGKVGANFVVRATDQARLDACVHDLNAALVAAGFQPVDGGI from the coding sequence ATGAGCGAACGCATCTGGACTGCCGCCCTTCTCGTGATCGGCGACGAGATTCTTTCTGGTCGCACGCAGGACCGCAATGTGGCGCAGATCGGCACCTGGCTGAACGTGCAGGGCATCCGCCTGCGGGAAGTGCGCGTGGTGGGCGATGATGCGGCGGCGATCGGCGAGGCAGTGAATATTCTGCGCGCCCGCAACGATTATCTCTTCACCACCGGCGGCATCGGCCCCACGCATGACGATATCACCGTCGATTCCATTGCGGCTGCCTTGGGCGTGCCCGTGGTCGTCCATCCCGAAGCGCGTGCAATTCTGGAAGCCTATTACGCCTCGCGCGGTGGCATCAACGAGGCGCGGCTGCGCATGGCGCGCGTGCCGGAGGGCGCCGCGCTGATCCCGAATCATTATTCCGGCGCCCCGGGTATCCAGGTCGGCAACATCTTCATCATGGCCGGTGTGCCGCACATCACAGCAGGCATGCTCGCGGAACTGACCGGCAAGCTGGAGGGCGGCGCGCCGCTGCTCTCGCGGACGATCGGCTGCAATGTCGCCGAAAGCGAAATTGCCGATCAGCTCGCCCAGATCGAGCGGCGGCACGAGGGGTGCCAGATCGGCAGCTATCCCTTCTTCCGCGAAGGCAAGGTCGGGGCCAATTTCGTAGTCCGCGCCACCGATCAGGCGCGGCTCGACGCCTGCGTGCACGATCTCAACGCGGCGCTGGTCGCGGCGGGTTTTCAGCCGGTCGACGGCGGTATCTGA
- the map gene encoding type I methionyl aminopeptidase, translating to MTTYLTPTAETQNVRTSAIKLHGPEGFAGMRKAGRLAAEILDAIVPLVVPGAKTSDIDDFIRQMMLDAGAVPATLGYHGYAYSCCISLNNVICHGMPGDKPLKDGDIVNIDVTPLVEGWHGDTSRMYLVGDVPVKARRLVDVTYDCLMLGIEQAKPGNHLGDIGHAIQSYAERHRYGVVRDFCGHGLGRVFHDAPEVIHVGRPGTGPELRPGMIFTIEPMINAGKPTVKMLEDGWTAVTRDRSLSAQFEHSIGITEDGCEIFTLSPKGLHRPPY from the coding sequence ATGACGACCTATCTCACGCCGACCGCCGAAACCCAGAACGTCCGCACCTCCGCCATCAAGCTGCATGGCCCGGAGGGCTTTGCCGGAATGCGCAAGGCGGGCCGGCTGGCCGCCGAGATTCTCGATGCGATCGTACCACTGGTCGTGCCGGGCGCGAAGACCTCCGACATCGATGATTTCATCCGCCAGATGATGCTGGATGCCGGCGCCGTCCCCGCGACACTGGGCTATCACGGCTATGCCTATAGCTGCTGCATCAGCCTCAACAATGTGATCTGCCACGGGATGCCGGGCGACAAGCCGCTCAAGGACGGCGACATCGTCAACATCGACGTCACCCCGCTGGTCGAGGGCTGGCATGGCGACACCAGCCGCATGTACCTGGTCGGCGATGTACCGGTGAAGGCGCGGCGCCTGGTCGACGTGACCTATGACTGCCTGATGCTGGGCATCGAGCAGGCCAAGCCGGGCAATCATCTCGGCGACATCGGCCATGCGATCCAGAGCTATGCCGAGCGGCATCGCTATGGCGTGGTGCGGGATTTCTGCGGCCACGGCCTCGGCCGGGTGTTCCATGACGCGCCCGAGGTGATCCATGTCGGACGGCCCGGCACCGGCCCCGAATTGCGGCCGGGCATGATCTTCACCATCGAGCCGATGATCAATGCCGGCAAGCCGACCGTGAAGATGCTCGAGGATGGCTGGACGGCGGTCACGCGCGACCGATCGCTCTCGGCGCAGTTCGAGCATTCGATCGGCATTACCGAGGATGGCTGCGAGATTTTCACGCTCAGCCCCAAGGGTTTGCACCGCCCGCCTTATTGA
- a CDS encoding GFA family protein: MQDAAEIAGGDLSGGCACGAARYRVSRAPIFVNNCHCRRCQVQTGSTSVVNMFLEAECVDLLSGRLSEHVVKAGSGGDHIICRCTACGTALWSYYPRLGRLGAGVRVGTLDDPARVKLDAVIFTASKMPWTALPEDIPCFEATYNPAELLPPDRFSRLEALIVQRAAGGG; encoded by the coding sequence ATGCAGGACGCTGCCGAAATAGCCGGAGGGGACCTCAGCGGAGGCTGCGCGTGCGGCGCGGCGCGCTATCGCGTTTCGCGCGCGCCGATCTTCGTGAACAATTGCCACTGCCGGCGCTGCCAGGTGCAGACGGGGTCGACGTCGGTCGTCAACATGTTCTTGGAAGCGGAATGCGTGGACCTCTTGAGCGGAAGGCTCAGCGAGCATGTCGTAAAGGCAGGCAGTGGCGGCGACCACATCATCTGCCGTTGCACTGCATGCGGCACGGCGCTCTGGAGCTATTATCCCCGGCTGGGCAGGCTCGGCGCGGGGGTGCGGGTCGGCACGCTGGACGACCCTGCGCGGGTGAAGCTGGACGCAGTGATCTTCACCGCCAGCAAAATGCCATGGACGGCGCTGCCCGAGGATATCCCGTGCTTTGAGGCTACCTACAATCCGGCGGAACTCCTCCCGCCCGACCGTTTCTCGCGCCTTGAGGCGCTCATCGTCCAGCGCGCGGCTGGCGGCGGATGA
- a CDS encoding translocation/assembly module TamB domain-containing protein: protein MAAQDEPLPEAASEQAPPPPRRKRSLLRSGFSLSVILLIVALVVALWGGVRWLDSEGGHRFIIRKIAQWEATSGLRITVGAIEGRVFNDMVLRDVRFFDTQGQFARVDRADVSWYPLGWLSNRLDLDRLHIHSADLSRRPALKPSTSPKQPLLPGFDIRLADLRVDRLGIGPAVLGEAHVVRAIGNADVRSGRAVIDLLASAPRTGDVLRLALDSRPDDGRFDLDAIVVGPQGGLIAGTLDAQQPVSFRIHGDGDWRRWKGRLTALTANRLTANVALTAVEGRYQAKGPLALLGPLEPLTALGSQQAQIEADVRFDNRLLSGTASLAMPAAKLTANGGVDFGRNRFDELRVSAVVARPGQLAKGVAGQSVNLRARLSGAFDAMEVGYLLTSAELRQGGLALRNIRLEGEGRLNGPRGRFPIRLTAQALTVGQRAVDERLRNLVVQSVLLKNGDDLRMDRSDVRASGFRGQIEGQGNLGSGSYLASFRGGLNGLEIAGLGRLDLDAVLRLARPPQGQSSFSGTARATMRRLDNGFLRGLGDGLPVITSQVGLASGGGIALRDLRLVAPALTLSGQGRIDGAGQLDLRGQGEHRDYGPLQLALAGKPDRPRVDITLARPLPAVGLANVHALLTPDDQGYAVTVEGGSMFGTFAATGAILLPRGGAATISVADLGVSGVTVRGDLVPVDGGLQGALSLSGPAEGAVTLGMVDGVQRIGFDVDLSGANFTGSPGIVINRGSLEGEALLRPGAVTINANAQGRGVRVGGVRIGRFAGALKLVNGEGTATVSMNARTGRSFDLQARAGIAPNRISIDVDGSLDESAIRLDRTAVLSREEDGWRLAPATVRMQRGALRLSGFIGGTRTEMDAKMQAVPLLLLDLANDDLGLGGTMDGTAHYVAPVDGPPTGKLNLRVKGLTRSGLALSSAPIDMGLNAELDTRRLAARAVVARGGKVVGRAQALVTPLGSGSLSQRLFRSPLQAQFRYAGDADTLWRLTNVEIVSLGGDLRLSASAGGTLSDPRIEGTLSTRNGRITSPVTGMVIRDVQASGRFNGSQLSIPDLQGRAGSGKVTGTAVFDLSAERGIGMDIALQADRAVLMDRDDVGATVTGPVRIVSSGSGGTISGNLEAVSSRFTLGRASSSTEIPRLRLVEINRSGDQVERARADAPWRLDITAKAPRGLIVEGLGMQSEWSADLKIGGLATAPAFSGVATLTRGTYDFAGRRFDLQEGRLTFTGSTPVNPRLDIRAVADVQDLSATINVTGTSMRPIIAFSSIPAMAQDELLSRLLFGTSIANLSAPEALQLASAVAAFQGGGGGLDPINAVRRATGLSRLRVLAADTTTGRQTSIAAGKNIGEHLYVELITDGQGYSATSIEYQITRWLALISTVSTIGRQSAAARISKDY from the coding sequence ATGGCCGCGCAAGACGAGCCCCTGCCGGAGGCTGCGTCGGAGCAGGCGCCGCCGCCGCCCCGCCGCAAGCGCTCGCTGCTGCGCTCGGGGTTCAGCCTCTCGGTCATCCTGCTCATCGTAGCGCTGGTGGTGGCGCTCTGGGGTGGGGTGCGCTGGCTGGATAGCGAGGGCGGCCATCGCTTCATCATCCGCAAGATCGCGCAGTGGGAGGCGACCTCCGGCCTGCGCATCACCGTGGGCGCCATTGAGGGGCGCGTCTTCAACGACATGGTGCTGCGCGATGTGCGCTTTTTCGATACGCAAGGGCAGTTCGCCAGGGTCGATCGCGCCGATGTGAGCTGGTATCCGCTCGGCTGGCTCTCCAACCGGCTCGATCTTGATCGGCTGCACATCCATTCGGCCGACCTTTCCCGCCGGCCCGCGCTCAAGCCCTCCACCTCGCCCAAGCAGCCGCTGCTGCCGGGGTTCGACATTCGGCTGGCGGACCTGCGGGTGGACAGGCTGGGCATCGGCCCGGCGGTGCTGGGTGAGGCGCACGTCGTCCGCGCAATCGGCAATGCCGATGTGCGCTCCGGTCGCGCGGTGATCGATCTTCTGGCGAGCGCGCCGCGCACGGGCGATGTGCTGCGTCTCGCGCTGGACAGCCGGCCCGATGATGGCCGGTTCGATCTCGATGCGATTGTCGTCGGGCCACAGGGCGGCTTGATCGCGGGCACCCTGGATGCGCAGCAACCGGTGTCGTTTCGCATCCATGGCGATGGCGATTGGCGCCGCTGGAAGGGCCGGCTTACGGCGTTGACCGCCAATCGCCTTACTGCGAACGTCGCACTGACCGCAGTGGAGGGCCGCTATCAGGCGAAGGGCCCGTTGGCCTTGCTCGGCCCGCTCGAACCGCTGACCGCGCTGGGCAGCCAGCAGGCGCAGATCGAGGCGGACGTGCGGTTCGACAACCGGCTGCTCTCGGGCACCGCCTCGCTGGCGATGCCAGCCGCCAAGCTGACGGCCAATGGCGGTGTGGATTTCGGCCGCAATCGTTTCGATGAGCTGCGCGTTTCGGCGGTGGTCGCGCGGCCCGGCCAGTTGGCGAAGGGCGTCGCCGGCCAGTCCGTCAATCTGCGCGCCCGGCTGTCCGGCGCATTCGATGCGATGGAGGTGGGGTATCTGCTGACCTCTGCCGAGCTGCGGCAGGGCGGGTTGGCGCTTCGCAACATCCGTCTGGAAGGCGAGGGCCGGCTGAACGGCCCGCGCGGACGCTTCCCCATCCGGCTGACGGCGCAGGCACTGACTGTCGGCCAGCGCGCTGTGGACGAGCGGCTGCGCAATCTCGTCGTTCAGAGCGTGCTGCTGAAGAATGGCGATGATCTGCGCATGGATCGCTCGGACGTGCGGGCGAGCGGTTTTCGCGGGCAGATCGAGGGGCAAGGCAATCTCGGCTCTGGGAGCTACCTCGCGAGTTTTCGCGGCGGTCTGAATGGACTGGAGATTGCCGGCCTGGGTCGGCTCGATCTCGATGCCGTGCTGCGGCTGGCCCGACCGCCGCAAGGGCAGAGCAGCTTTTCCGGCACTGCCCGCGCGACGATGCGGCGGCTCGACAATGGCTTCCTGCGTGGCCTTGGGGACGGGTTGCCGGTCATCACCAGCCAAGTCGGGCTGGCGTCGGGCGGCGGCATCGCGTTGCGCGATCTGCGGCTGGTGGCGCCCGCGCTCACCCTTTCCGGCCAAGGGCGGATCGACGGCGCTGGTCAACTCGATCTTCGCGGGCAGGGCGAGCATCGCGATTATGGTCCTCTGCAACTGGCGCTTGCCGGCAAGCCGGATCGCCCCCGGGTTGACATCACCCTTGCGCGCCCGCTGCCGGCAGTCGGCCTCGCCAATGTCCACGCGCTGCTGACCCCTGACGATCAGGGCTATGCCGTGACGGTCGAGGGCGGCTCGATGTTCGGCACCTTCGCCGCGACCGGCGCGATCCTGCTGCCGCGCGGTGGCGCCGCGACCATCTCGGTGGCGGATCTGGGGGTTAGCGGCGTCACGGTGCGGGGCGATCTCGTGCCCGTCGATGGCGGCTTGCAGGGCGCCCTGTCGCTCTCCGGTCCCGCCGAGGGCGCGGTGACGCTGGGCATGGTCGATGGCGTGCAGCGCATCGGCTTCGATGTCGACCTGAGCGGCGCCAATTTCACGGGATCGCCGGGGATCGTCATCAATCGTGGCTCGCTGGAGGGCGAAGCGCTGCTCCGTCCTGGCGCGGTGACGATCAACGCCAATGCGCAGGGTCGCGGCGTACGCGTCGGCGGCGTGCGGATCGGGCGGTTCGCCGGTGCGCTCAAGCTGGTCAATGGCGAGGGAACGGCCACCGTCTCCATGAATGCGCGGACGGGGCGCAGCTTCGATCTGCAGGCGCGCGCCGGCATCGCGCCGAACCGGATCAGCATCGATGTGGATGGCTCGCTGGATGAATCGGCGATCCGGCTCGACCGGACGGCAGTGCTCAGCCGGGAAGAGGATGGCTGGCGCTTGGCGCCGGCGACCGTGCGAATGCAACGCGGCGCCCTGCGCCTGTCCGGCTTTATCGGCGGGACGCGCACCGAGATGGACGCCAAAATGCAGGCCGTGCCGCTGCTGCTGCTCGATCTCGCCAATGACGATCTGGGATTGGGTGGCACCATGGACGGCACGGCGCATTATGTCGCGCCGGTCGACGGGCCGCCGACCGGCAAGCTCAATTTGCGCGTCAAGGGTCTCACCCGCTCCGGCCTGGCGCTCAGCTCAGCGCCCATCGATATGGGGCTTAATGCCGAGCTGGATACACGCCGGCTGGCAGCTCGTGCGGTGGTGGCGCGTGGCGGCAAGGTGGTCGGTCGCGCGCAGGCACTGGTGACGCCGCTTGGCAGCGGGTCGCTGAGTCAGCGTTTGTTCCGGTCGCCCTTGCAGGCCCAGTTCCGCTATGCCGGCGATGCCGACACGCTCTGGCGGCTCACCAATGTCGAGATCGTTTCGCTGGGTGGCGATCTTCGCCTGTCCGCCAGTGCCGGCGGCACCTTGTCCGATCCGCGCATTGAAGGGACGCTCTCCACGCGCAATGGCCGCATCACCAGCCCGGTGACCGGCATGGTGATCCGCGATGTGCAGGCAAGCGGCCGGTTCAACGGATCGCAACTGTCGATTCCGGATCTCCAAGGCCGGGCCGGCAGTGGCAAGGTCACCGGCACGGCCGTGTTCGATCTCTCCGCCGAGCGCGGCATCGGCATGGATATCGCGCTGCAGGCGGATCGCGCGGTGCTGATGGACCGCGACGATGTCGGCGCGACGGTAACTGGCCCCGTACGCATCGTCTCCTCCGGCAGCGGCGGCACGATTTCGGGCAATCTGGAGGCTGTCTCCAGCCGCTTCACGCTCGGGCGCGCCAGTTCATCGACGGAAATTCCGCGTCTGCGTCTGGTGGAGATCAACCGCTCGGGCGATCAGGTGGAGCGGGCGCGGGCGGATGCGCCCTGGCGGCTGGACATTACCGCCAAGGCGCCGCGCGGCCTCATCGTCGAAGGGCTAGGGATGCAGAGCGAATGGTCGGCCGATCTCAAGATCGGCGGGCTGGCGACCGCGCCCGCCTTCTCCGGCGTGGCGACGCTGACGCGCGGCACCTATGATTTCGCGGGGCGCCGGTTCGATCTGCAGGAGGGCCGCCTGACCTTCACCGGTAGCACCCCCGTCAATCCGCGCCTCGATATCCGCGCGGTGGCGGACGTGCAGGATTTGAGCGCAACGATCAACGTGACCGGCACGAGTATGCGGCCGATCATCGCGTTCTCCAGCATTCCGGCGATGGCGCAGGATGAATTGCTCTCCCGCCTGCTGTTCGGCACGTCCATCGCCAACCTCTCGGCGCCCGAGGCGCTGCAACTCGCGTCCGCGGTGGCGGCGTTCCAGGGCGGGGGTGGTGGCCTCGATCCGATCAACGCCGTCCGCCGCGCGACTGGCCTCTCGCGCCTGCGGGTGCTGGCCGCCGATACCACGACGGGACGGCAAACCTCGATCGCGGCCGGCAAGAATATCGGCGAGCATCTCTATGTCGAGCTGATTACAGACGGGCAGGGCTATAGCGCCACCAGCATCGAATATCAGATCACCCGCTGGCTGGCCTTGATCTCGACGGTCTCCACCATCGGCCGCCAGAGCGCCGCGGCGCGGATCTCAAAGGACTACTGA
- a CDS encoding MATE family efflux transporter → MSGRSVSMTEGRLLTVLLRVAWPITVTNLAQASFDIVNAFWVGRLGEAAIAAVTASGPLFFVLIGLGSGLSTAGAVLIAQNMGARRMEALDHVAAQTLLMVGIVALAFTLAGAFSASAVLTLIGVEPAIHARATDYLHVRFIGMVPMFGFMAMQAMLQAAGEVRFAMRVQIGSVIANALIDPLLIFGIGPFPALGIAGAALATVIVQIGALLVLLHHMLSGRSVLHVRAWHFRPDWSHIRLALGLGLPASIEQAIRTFSSVLLMALAASFGTLGLAAYGVGTRPLFFWFTPMLGLSIATAAVVGQNIGAGLTERAEQAARLSAWLGFCGMTLIGLMNLPFVPAMMAALAPGEPDVIALASTFAYVYFPFLGVLTVPQALLGAFRGAGSPSHSMIISIIMQWGFQMPAAYLIAYATPWGIAGVWWSYPIANVAAALLCLYWFRHGSWRRRLTAPTPAQ, encoded by the coding sequence ATGAGCGGCAGAAGCGTCTCGATGACCGAAGGGCGGCTGCTCACGGTGCTGCTGCGGGTGGCCTGGCCGATCACCGTCACCAATCTCGCGCAGGCCAGCTTCGATATCGTCAATGCCTTCTGGGTTGGCCGGCTCGGCGAGGCCGCGATTGCCGCTGTGACCGCCAGCGGGCCGCTGTTCTTCGTGCTGATCGGCCTGGGTTCCGGCCTGTCGACTGCCGGGGCGGTGCTCATCGCGCAGAATATGGGCGCGCGGCGGATGGAAGCGCTCGATCATGTCGCGGCGCAGACCCTGCTGATGGTCGGCATCGTCGCGCTGGCCTTCACGCTCGCGGGCGCCTTCTCGGCGTCGGCCGTGCTCACCCTGATCGGTGTGGAACCGGCGATCCATGCGCGGGCAACCGATTATCTGCACGTCCGCTTCATCGGCATGGTGCCGATGTTCGGCTTCATGGCCATGCAGGCGATGTTGCAGGCCGCCGGCGAGGTGCGCTTTGCCATGCGCGTGCAGATCGGCAGCGTCATCGCCAATGCACTGATCGATCCGCTGCTGATTTTCGGCATCGGGCCGTTTCCTGCGCTGGGTATTGCCGGGGCCGCGCTGGCGACGGTGATCGTGCAGATCGGCGCGCTGCTGGTGCTGCTCCATCACATGCTCTCAGGGCGATCCGTCCTGCATGTGCGGGCCTGGCATTTTCGGCCGGACTGGTCGCATATCCGCCTGGCGCTGGGGCTCGGCCTGCCGGCCTCCATCGAGCAGGCGATCCGCACCTTCAGCTCGGTGCTGCTCATGGCCCTGGCCGCCAGCTTCGGCACGCTCGGCCTCGCCGCTTATGGCGTGGGGACGCGGCCGCTATTCTTCTGGTTCACGCCGATGCTCGGCCTCTCCATCGCGACCGCCGCCGTGGTCGGCCAGAATATCGGCGCCGGCCTCACCGAGCGCGCGGAGCAGGCTGCGCGCCTCTCGGCCTGGCTCGGCTTTTGCGGCATGACGCTCATCGGCCTCATGAACTTGCCATTCGTGCCAGCGATGATGGCCGCGCTGGCGCCGGGCGAACCGGATGTGATCGCCCTCGCCTCGACCTTCGCCTATGTCTACTTCCCCTTTCTGGGCGTACTGACTGTGCCGCAGGCCTTGCTCGGCGCGTTCCGGGGCGCCGGCAGCCCGAGCCACTCCATGATCATCTCGATCATCATGCAATGGGGGTTTCAGATGCCCGCAGCCTATCTGATCGCCTATGCCACCCCCTGGGGCATCGCAGGCGTGTGGTGGAGCTACCCGATCGCCAATGTCGCGGCGGCCCTGCTCTGCCTCTACTGGTTCCGCCACGGCAGCTGGCGCCGGCGCCTGACCGCGCCAACCCCGGCTCAGTAG
- a CDS encoding P-II family nitrogen regulator translates to MKKVEAIIKPFKLDDVKEALHEVGVSGITVTEAKGFGRQKGHTELYRGAEYVVDFLPKVKLEVVVADEIVDRVVDAISSAAQTGRIGDGKIFVIPVEKAVRIRTGELDEAAI, encoded by the coding sequence ATGAAGAAGGTGGAAGCAATCATCAAGCCGTTCAAGCTGGATGATGTGAAGGAAGCGCTGCACGAAGTCGGCGTATCCGGAATCACCGTCACGGAGGCGAAGGGCTTCGGGCGACAGAAGGGTCACACCGAGCTTTATCGCGGCGCCGAATATGTCGTGGACTTCCTGCCGAAGGTGAAGCTCGAAGTGGTGGTGGCGGACGAGATCGTCGATCGCGTGGTCGATGCCATCTCCAGCGCCGCACAGACGGGCCGCATCGGCGACGGCAAGATCTTCGTCATCCCCGTCGAAAAGGCCGTGCGCATCCGCACCGGCGAGCTCGACGAAGCTGCCATCTGA